CTGCCGGCTCCTGGAGGTGGTGACCCCTTCGCCGCTTCGGCGTCCCCCCGCCTGCCCCCATTTCGGCCGGTGTGGCGGATGCCACTGGCAGCACCTGCCCTACCCCGATCAGCTGGCGGCCAAGGACCGAAGCTTCCGGGGGTTCGTGCGGAGCCGCCTGGGCGCCGGCGCGGAGGGCCGGTTCCGGGACCCCATCCCGTCCCCCCGGGAGCTCGGGTACCGCAACCGGGTGGGCTGGAAGGTGCGGCGGCTCGGGGACCGGGTCGGGGTGGGGTACTTTGCGGAGGGGACCCATCGGCTCGTGCCGGTGGCGGCGTGCCCCGTGGCCCATCCCGCCCTGGAGGGCCTGCTGGAGCCCCTGACCCGGTTCCTGCAGGGCTTCCGGCCGGCCCGGGGCCATCTGCCCCAGGTGGATCTCCAGGTGGACGGGGAGGGCGGGGTGTGGGCGGTGTTCCACCTGCTTCGCCCCCTCGAACCGGACGAGCGGCGCGAGCTCCTAGGGTTCTGCGGCCGGGCGGGGCTCCGGGCCGCGGCGGTGCAGGCCGGCCGCAAGCACTCTCTGGAACCCCTGGGAGAGGACCCCGGTCCGATGCCGTTCTCGGTGCGGGCCGGAGGACGCGTGCTGCCGGTGGGCGTGCGGCCCGGCGGGTTCGTGCAGGCCAACCCCTGGGTGAACCAGGCCCTGGTGGACGAGGTGGCGAGCCTGGCCCCCCTGTACCGGGGGGGCGAGGTGCTGGAGCTTTACGCCGGCGCGGGCAACTTCACCCTGCCCCTGGGGCTCGAGGCCCGGCGGGTGGTGGCCGTGGAGGGGTATCCCCCGGCTGCCGAGGACCTGGCCCGGAACGCCCGCGCCCTGGGATGGGACCACGTGGAGGCCCGCGCCGAGCCGGCCGGCCGGGCGTTGGAGCGGTTGGCCCGGCAGGGGTTTCGACCCCGGTTCGCCCTTCTGGATCCCCCCCGCGAGGGCGCGGCCGACGCCATGGAGGCCCTGGCGGACCTGGCCCCGGAGCACATCCTGTACGTGTCGTGCTCTCCGCCCACCCTGGTGCGGGATCTGGGGGTCCTGCTCGGCCGGGGGTAC
This is a stretch of genomic DNA from Deferrisoma camini S3R1. It encodes these proteins:
- a CDS encoding class I SAM-dependent RNA methyltransferase, whose product is MPSLSAPPETPRPRRRIRVFALADRGMSMAHLDGKVAFVPRAAPGDTVEVEVVREKRRYVTCRLLEVVTPSPLRRPPACPHFGRCGGCHWQHLPYPDQLAAKDRSFRGFVRSRLGAGAEGRFRDPIPSPRELGYRNRVGWKVRRLGDRVGVGYFAEGTHRLVPVAACPVAHPALEGLLEPLTRFLQGFRPARGHLPQVDLQVDGEGGVWAVFHLLRPLEPDERRELLGFCGRAGLRAAAVQAGRKHSLEPLGEDPGPMPFSVRAGGRVLPVGVRPGGFVQANPWVNQALVDEVASLAPLYRGGEVLELYAGAGNFTLPLGLEARRVVAVEGYPPAAEDLARNARALGWDHVEARAEPAGRALERLARQGFRPRFALLDPPREGAADAMEALADLAPEHILYVSCSPPTLVRDLGVLLGRGYRIEWIRAADMFPQTAHLESLTLLRLALTPRNGGA